The following nucleotide sequence is from Mesobacillus jeotgali.
CTGTAAATGTCGTTGGTGCCGGATTGGCAGGAAGTGAAGCTGCATGGCAGCTTGCTGAAAGAGGCATCAAGGTGAACTTATACGAGATGAGACCGGTTAAACAGACCCCGGCACACCATACTGATAAATTTGCTGAGCTGGTTTGCAGCAACTCTTTGAGAGCCAACACTTTAACTAACGCAGTTGGTGTTTTAAAGGAAGAAATGAGGAACCTGAATTCTGTCATCATCTCGGCAGCGGACGCATGTGCTGTTCCGGCAGGCGGAGCTTTGGCAGTAGATCGCCACGAGTTCGCTGCGCATGTAACCAGCCGTGTAAAGGAACATCCCAATGTTACTGTATTTAATGAAGAAATCACTGAAATTCCACAAGGTCCAACCATCATTGCGACGGGGCCGCTGACAAGCCAGGCGCTTTCCCAGCAACTAAAGGAGCTTACAGGGGAAGAATATTTATATTTTTATGACGCGGCAGCCCCAATTATCGAGAAAGACAGCATTGACATGGACAAGGTCTATCTGAAATCCAGATATGATAAAGGCGAAGCAGCTTATCTTAACTGTCCGATGACAGAGGAGGAATTTGACCGTTTTTATGAAGCGCTGATTTCTGCTGAAACAGTTCCTCTTAAGGAGTTTGAAAAAGAAATCTTTTTTGAGGGTTGTATGCCAATAGAGGTCATGGGTCAAAGAGGGAGAAAGACAATGCTTTTCGGGCCGATGAAGCCGGTTGGGCTCGAAGATCCTAGAACTGGTAAACGTCCTTATGCAGTGGTACAGCTTCGCCAGGATGATGCAGCTGGAACACTTTATAATATTGTAGGCTTCCAGACTCATTTGAAATGGGGGCCGCAAAAGGAAGTCATTCAATTGATTCCAGGACTGGAAAACGCTGAAATCGTCCGTTACGGTGTCATGCATCGTAACACCTTTATCAACTCACCTAAAGTTTTAAAAGCAACATATCAATTCAGGAATAGAGAAGATTTATTCTTTGCCGGACAAATGACAGGTGTTGAGGGTTATGTTGAATCAGCGGCTAGCGGACTGATTGCTGGAATAAATGCGGCCCGTCTTGTAAAAGGCGATGAGCCGGTGGAATTCCCTCATGAAACAGCAATGGGCAGCATGGCCAGATATATAACAACGACTAACGCGAAAAACTTCCAGCCTATGAATGCAAACTTCGGGCTTTTCCCTGATCTTCCCGAAAGAATCAAGGCTAAGCAGGAACGCAATGAGAAGCATGCTTCCAGAGCATTGGAAACAATTCAGAAATTTGTGAAAAATTTGTAATTTCTATTGCGAGGGCTATATAAATATGATACTATTTAGTAGCCCTTGTGAGGTGACAAGA
It contains:
- the trmFO gene encoding FADH(2)-oxidizing methylenetetrahydrofolate--tRNA-(uracil(54)-C(5))-methyltransferase TrmFO — its product is MTEATVNVVGAGLAGSEAAWQLAERGIKVNLYEMRPVKQTPAHHTDKFAELVCSNSLRANTLTNAVGVLKEEMRNLNSVIISAADACAVPAGGALAVDRHEFAAHVTSRVKEHPNVTVFNEEITEIPQGPTIIATGPLTSQALSQQLKELTGEEYLYFYDAAAPIIEKDSIDMDKVYLKSRYDKGEAAYLNCPMTEEEFDRFYEALISAETVPLKEFEKEIFFEGCMPIEVMGQRGRKTMLFGPMKPVGLEDPRTGKRPYAVVQLRQDDAAGTLYNIVGFQTHLKWGPQKEVIQLIPGLENAEIVRYGVMHRNTFINSPKVLKATYQFRNREDLFFAGQMTGVEGYVESAASGLIAGINAARLVKGDEPVEFPHETAMGSMARYITTTNAKNFQPMNANFGLFPDLPERIKAKQERNEKHASRALETIQKFVKNL